The nucleotide sequence CTTCTGGTGTCTCGCGCTGGCGATGCTCGCGTTACTGCTCCCACGAGGGGGACTGTCTTGAAAGTTTTCGCTGGCATCACGACCGAACTGAGACGCGAATGGCATCTGGCGGTCTCAGACCCCGCTGTACCGGCAACTCTGGGCGTGGCAGCGGTGTTGACATTGCTGGCCCTGCTTTCGGGAATGCTGCGCACTCAGGAACGATGGGAGCGGCAACAGATTCTCGAGCAGGAAAACGTGCAACAGCGTGCTTTTTTGGAGTCCGCTTTTGATGACGATTCCACTTCAAACAGGGAACTAAGCGGGCTGACGCAGGCTCAGCAGGATCGTCGGTCAGAGTTGCAGATGTCTGCCAGATCCGCCGATCTTCTGAGATTCACGGGAGGCCATTGGCGTGCAATGCTTCCCCCTTCCGTGCTGGCAGGGCTGTCGACTGGTGCCAGTGGCGAATGGCCCGATCATTACGACCATGCCGGATCTTCAATCACTGCCACGGTGTCACGAACGATGCGCACCAGTCCCATCCTCGCCGCGGTGGGAACATTTGACCTGACATTACTGATCGGGGCCATACTCCCTTTGGCAGTCATTGGCCTGACTTTCAACGTGGTCGCTGTAGATCGGGAACTGGGGCGTTGGGATCTGATTCGCTCGCAGGCGACATCAACGTTCCGGCTCGTCGTCATACGCAGTCTCATCCGTGTTACCGCAATCGCCTTGGTCGTCTTCCTGTTGACGGTCTCCTGGATACTCATCGCCCCCGTCGGCGACGTTGACCTGGTCGCGATCAGGAACATTGCTCTCTGGGGCGGGTGGCTGTTTGTTTATCTTGCCTTCTGGGGGGCTTTGGCGATCCTGGTCAGTTCCTTCAAGCTTTCGTCATCCGGAAGCGGATTGCTGCTGTTGCTGTGTTGGTACGTGCTGGTCCTTGCGGTTCCATCCGCTGTGGAGCATGCGATCAATACTCGCTTTCCACTGCCCCGTGCTTCGGATCTCATCGCCATGGAAGCCGACGTCA is from Schlesneria sp. DSM 10557 and encodes:
- a CDS encoding DUF3526 domain-containing protein, with the translated sequence MKVFAGITTELRREWHLAVSDPAVPATLGVAAVLTLLALLSGMLRTQERWERQQILEQENVQQRAFLESAFDDDSTSNRELSGLTQAQQDRRSELQMSARSADLLRFTGGHWRAMLPPSVLAGLSTGASGEWPDHYDHAGSSITATVSRTMRTSPILAAVGTFDLTLLIGAILPLAVIGLTFNVVAVDRELGRWDLIRSQATSTFRLVVIRSLIRVTAIALVVFLLTVSWILIAPVGDVDLVAIRNIALWGGWLFVYLAFWGALAILVSSFKLSSSGSGLLLLLCWYVLVLAVPSAVEHAINTRFPLPRASDLIAMEADVRKQLEQDVDVVWAEFLQRHPGITLDEDDPQREFVLRDLALIKAIRSEAHQRTEEYFLRFRQREEQLDLCQMLSPLLAWRTAADQCAGTSLRHFLGLARETAAFHDHYLSHFETLSLEGRELMLTDMRELPRFQVKNLPSQLDQAPLLLSATSLLLWTAMGGWTNWQMMQRSDRH